Genomic window (Arachis hypogaea cultivar Tifrunner chromosome 13, arahy.Tifrunner.gnm2.J5K5, whole genome shotgun sequence):
CTGCCTTGGCTTGACAGTTTAGCTACGATCTTCCTCGGAGCGCTCTCGTTCTCGTCTCCTCGCTTCTCTGATGAGCCGGGAGAATTCGCTCAGTTTTTCTTCTCTGATGGCCTGCTCTAAGGCATCTTTGAGATCGAAGCAGTCCTGGGTTTTGTGACCAAACCTTTTGTGATAATCGCAGTAAAGGTTTTTGTTGCCTCCCGTTTTTTCTTTCAATGGTCTTGGTCTGGATAGGATTCCCTTGTCTGCAATTTGCTGGTAAACCTCTACTATGGGCGCCGTAAGTGGCGTGTAATTTGTGAACCTTCCTAGTCGTGGGGGTTGCTTGGGTTGCTTGGCTAAGGTGCCGTCCCTGGGAGCCTCTTTGTGTCTTTCGAACTGAGGGGCCTGCCGAGCTGAGGGGTTTGGGAGCTGCCGCTTGTTGGCTGCTACAACCTGGCTCACTTCCTCATCATTAATGT
Coding sequences:
- the LOC140177449 gene encoding uncharacterized protein, with product MERSLTSEELCEGGGTRLSRASSTARAGEQPRFSVQPNQQMYTKTPERRPRASWLGVTQKPGEPTRKFLDRFNDECLEIDGLTDSVASLCLTNGLLNEDFRKHLTTKTVWSMQEIQSVAKEYINDEEVSQVVAANKRQLPNPSARQAPQFERHKEAPRDGTLAKQPKQPPRLGRFTNYTPLTAPIVEVYQQIADKGILSRPRPLKEKTGGNKNLYCDYHKRFGHKTQDCFDLKDALEQAIREEKLSEFSRLIREARRRERERSEEDRS